Genomic window (Akkermansiaceae bacterium):
CCACGCACCAAGGATGGTGTAGGAAACCGGCTGGCCTGCGTCATCCTCGAGATGGACGATGGTTCCGATATTCACGCTGGAGGTATCCGCACCTGAGAAGTCGGTGGCCTGCACGTGGGCAAGTTCTTTCTCCAGCTGGGACTTCCGGCGCATCAGCACAGCCTGCATCTGCTTGGCCGCCTTGAATTCAAAGTTCTCACGCAAGTCACCGTAGGAGCGGGCCACGGCGATCTCCCTGGTATTCTCGGGAATTTTCACCTTGGCCAACTCATCGAGATCCGCTTCGCGCTTGGCGATACTTTCGTGTGAGGAAATGACCCCCTCGATCTTCTTCTCGAACTCACCGGTCACCAGATCCTGGGTTTCAGGACGGGCTTTGATCACCCGGGCCATCAATGATTTGCGATCCAGGTCGGTAAAGACCGGGCTAGCGTAAAGCTTGCGACCAAACTGGCGGGCCTCCGCCTCACCGGCGTCAGCCAGGAGGTCGGCGATGAGTGTTTTATCATTCATCAGCATGGTGCGGAGCCTGGCGCTCTTGCTTGGGCCGTCGGCGACGTGGTCACGCTCAAGCAGGTTGAGGACCGAGTTACCGACCTCGAAGGTAAACACCTCGGCGGATGATTTTTCGCGTTCACGGCAGATCCAGATCAGGGCGTCAGGTCCCAGGCTGCGGTTGGCGATCGATTTTCCCAGATGGGAATGAAACTCCTCGTCCGCCCCGTTTTCCTGGAGATACTTGGCGATCTCGGTGACTCCTCTTGAGCCAACCTCGTCGAACACCTTGAGCATTTCCTCAGGCCATGTCTCCCCAAAGGCACTAGGAAAGCTTTGGAAAATACTGCGTTGGGTGGCGGCGGAGCGCCCCTTCAGACTACCGACCAGGCGTTCTTGCTCGGTATGAATGACATCGGCCAGGCGGAGGTCGCTATCGGCAAGTTCGATACCGGCGAAATGATGGGTAATCTCGTCGCGGGCTACCAGGAACTCGAGCACCAGACTGAGATGCAGCTTGCGTCCCTTGAGGCAGAAGGCATTGATATCGTCAATGAGGCCCTTGATCTGGGACTGGTCCTCCTCGAAAACCGACAGGTTTTTGCGGATGTTCTCCAGCGCCTTGACCTTGACCTTGGGGTCGCGTGTATCGGTGAAATCGGCCACCAGTATCTCAGCCGGGCTGAGTGATTCCCCACGGAGGACAAGCGGGTCCGTGCGTTTGCTGGGTACGGAGAAGATATGGCTTTCGCGCAGTGCCTTTTTGGCTTTTTCCCACCATTTCTTGTAATGTTTTTCGGGGACCACGCTGCCGCAGAGTTCACGATCCAGTTGATCGAGCATCATGCTGTCACCGTGGCTGGCGAGGGTTCGCTTGACGAGTTCGGCGGGATCGTTGTCGACCAATTCCCGTAATTCCTCGATATTCTCGAGTTTGCGAGCACTGAAGTGCTCCGGTTCAAGGGGTTCGGTTTTCTGGATGGCAAACTGGAGCGCCATCTCCTGGTCGGGTTGTTTTTCAAAATCGATGACGACTTTGCCACGTGACAAGTCCCAGCTTTTGACTTTTCCCGCCCCCCAATTTTTATGAGTGCAGAAGTTTCCGGGAGATATTTCTGACAATCTCTCTCCAACGGCCTGCGGGATTCTTCCCGCCTCTACGAGCTTCGCTACGTCTGGATGCATGGCTCCAGCATGGAAAGGCCAAGCCGAAATAGCAACCCTATTCTCTTGTTCTGATGAATCAAGATTATTATTCTCTATTCGGATCCTGCTTTGGCGGCCTACTCACCACCCGCAATCCGCTGTTTGGGGGTCGGGACACGGCGGACGCGGGGCAATCGGCGGAGCCTGATAGACTCCTCCAATGACCGCTGGAGTATGGGTAAACGGCTGCGCCAGGCGATCGGAACCCGCGAGATGGCCTCGGCATCGCCCACCGGACCGTTGTAGGTCTCCACGCCTTGGCTGGTTTCAACGTGCAGCCATGGTTTGCCTTCCCTGAATATCAGGGTGGCCGTGCCATTGTTGTCGCTGATGGATGCGGAGCGGTCCTCGTAGCTGATGACACGCATTGGCAGGGCGGGGAAATCGGCGGCATGACCGTTTGAATCCCCCTTTGAGTATCCCCCCTGGGAAGCCTCTGCCGGGGCGCCGGGAAACGGAGGGGTGATCGCGATGTCACCTGGTTGCATGTGGGCCGGTTTGCTGGCCTGAAGCAGAAGTGTCGCGCTCTTCTCCACCCCCGAGTGGAAGTAAGAGACAGTGACCTCATCGCCCGGGCGGTGGAGCGCGAGCAGGGTCATCAGTTGGTTTTCATTGATCAACAGCTGGTCACCCAATTTCCAGATGACATCCATGGGCTTCAGGCCGGCCACATCGACCGTGCCTCCAGCGGTGACGCTCTGGAGAAGAAAGCCGGTTCCACGCGGCAACCCGGGGAGCTGGGCGTAGACAGCGGCACCGGGTTTTGCGACGGTGACACCGAGTTGCACAGCCTTGGTTTGCAATGGATTCAGCTGGCCCGGGATGGGGGGGACAGGAGCCGTCGACTGGGCGGCCAGGGTAAAAACACTGGCGCACCACACAGCGAATACCTGCCGCCATGGTTTGACGAGGGAAGTGGAATTCATTCGTTTGTTGGGGTAAAGGCTCATATTAAAACTCGGTTACGGGGATGGTGACCACTTCCTGGCGAGGTTGGCGAAGTGTGATGACGGTGCCTGTTTCCGGATCGCGGACCAGTTCTTCGTCGGTAACATGGTAGCGGTAGCGGAAATGGGGAATACTGCCGTCGTCGGGAATAATCAGTCCGTCATCCTCACTCCCGTCGATCCGGTTGGTGGTTTTTAAAACAACAAGAACCGGGTTATTCCAGGCCTCCGCCGCAGGATGGTTGCTTGCAAGAGATGGGTTTGACGGCGCTTCCCCGGGCTTGAACATCACCGCTGGCACAGCAAGCAATGCCAGTGCGGCAGTCGCCTTCCATGGCCAGTTGCCCGTTGTGTCGGCCGGGACGCCCCCTGGTTCCACGTCGGGATGAGGGGTGACCCTCGCGAGTTGATCGATGGTTTCCTCAAGCCTCCCTTGTCCGGCTTCGCTGACGGAAGGTGGAACCAGACGGTTCAGCTTATCTTCGATGGATTGGAAATTACCCATGGCCTTGGTGTTTGAGGATTTCAAGTTTCCGTTCCAGTTGCTCCAGTGCGTAGCGATATCTGGAGGCTGCGGTGTTGGGGGATATGGCCATGGTCTCGGCGATCTGGCCGAAGGTGAGGCCACCCCATATTTTCAGGGTCACAACCTCGCGAAGCTTCTCGCCCAGGCCGTCGACAGCTTGGCGCAACATGACTGACTCCTCGTCATCCTCAGCGCTGGTATCGAGCCAGTAGTCCTCACGGTCATGGAGGAAAACAATCGTCTCCTCCTTGCGTTTTTTCCGCCCCTGTTTCTTGCCGTGGTCCATGGCGACAAAGCGCAGTACGGAATAGGCCAAGGGCAGGTCGGGAGGGGCGTTGTCGCGCTCTTCCTGATAACCCCAAAGCCGGACCAGGGCATCCTGGATCATATCTTCCGCATCCTCGCGGCACGAACAACGCTGACGGGCGTACATGTAAAGACGTGAGCTGTGCTCCCTGAGCCAGTCCTTCCATGCAGAGCTGCAATCCAGCCTTGCCTGGTATCCGTCGCTATCGGCCATCTAGTCTAATAATGCCATCAACCGGCTTATTTGTCTGTTATTTTATCCCGCCCTATTATCGCCAGAATCGCGCCATAAACATCCTCTGCCGATCTGATTTCACTATCATGCCGTGCAATCAACACCGGCTGTTCGGATACCGGCACCTTGTCCCTGCCGTGGGAACCTTTGACCAGGCCGGCATCCAGCGGAATCACATCAAGCAGTGCCCGGAAGCCCAGTTTTTTCTTGAGTAAAAACGCCGCGATCCTCGCTTTCGGAAACGGGAGTCCGGGATCGAGGAACAGCTCCACTGGATCATATCCTGGCTTGCGGTGGATATCGACACAGCGTGCGAAGTCTGGGGCCTTGGCATCATCGTTCCAATAATAATAGGTAAACCACGCATCCGCCTCAGCGACGGCGATCAAGTCCCCCGCCCTGTCCGTAGCCACCCCCTCACCCCACATGCCGGACGGTGTGCGCACCTCTTCCACGCCTTCCAATTGATCCAATAACCCGACGACCTCTGTGCGAATCGACGGATCGTTGATGTAGATGTGGGCTACCTGGTGGTCGGCCACCGCAAAGACCCGGCAGCCCCCGCAGTCGAGCGTTTCCAGACCAAGTTCATCCTTCACCTGGATCCAACCACGCCTGCGGAATTCCCGGTTGAGGTGGATCGCGCGATCCACCCGGGAAATACCATACTCGGAAAGCAGCACCACCTCGACACCATGATTCTGGTAGAAGGAAATCAAATCGCCTACGATCTGATCAATCGCCGCGAGCTCCGGAACGACCTCTACCGCATCAGGACCGTATTTCTGGAGGCAGTAATCGAGGTGTGGCAGGTAAACCAGGTTCAGAGTCGGACGCTCATGGTTTTCGATCCACTTGGCGGACTCCGCGATCCATTGCGACGATGCAATACCCGCCGCCGGTCCCCAGAATGAGGGAAAGGGAAACTCGCCGAGGTCGGACTTCATCCGCTCGCGCAGATCCATCGGCTGGGTATGGATATCAAACACCTTCCTGCCGTCCGCCGGATACATCGGCCTCGGGGTCACCGACCAGTCGGCGGTGGAATACATGTTATACCACCAGAACATCTTGGCGCAGGTGGCACCAGGATTTTCCGCGTGGAGCCGATCCCAGATCTTCTCTCCCCGCACCAGGTGGTTGCTCTGTTTCCAGAACCTGACCTCGGCGGCTTCGCGGTCATACCACCCGTTGCCGACGATACCGTGCTGGCCCGGCCCCTTACCGGTCAGGTAGGACGACTGCGCGGTGCACGTCACCGCAGGAAACGCGGGCGGGAACGAGTGGACAGCCGCCGAATCTGCAAACGCCCTGATCGCCGGTGTATGTGCCCCGATGAGACCTTGGGTAAGGCCTACGACATTGATGACTGCGACGCGGTTCATTCTCTGGGGTGCGGGTTCCTGACCTTCATAGCCTTGGCGGCGTAGGTTGTAACCCGCGACAGGATATGCACGTTGGTTGCCGCGGGTTGTAAACCCGCGCTCCACACACTACCTTCTCGTTGGGTATCGTATGGAGGGTCGCTTTGAAGCAGTGGGAATATCGCCTTTGGAGCTCGATTTTTTCCTTGGGGCAGCCGTCCTTGAGCCGGGTTTGGCAGGAAGTACACCATCCGCAAAATCACGGGTGGCGGGTGCAACATCGTAGCGGCGTTCCATATCGGATTGTGCTTCGTTTTGACTATCTTCGCCATCTACTATTTGCGGCTGTATAAAAACGAGGAGTTCACGTCGATCTACACTTTTTGTCGTCCGACTGAATAATCTTCCGACCCCCGGAATCCGGCTTAAAACAGGCACTCCATTTTTGGAATTGCGCTCCGTTTCTGTCACCAAGCCGCCAATCACTACAGTAGCGTTATTTTTCACGGTAACTGTAGTAGTCACGGTTTCAGTACCAATGGAAGGAACTGTTAAATCACCAACAGTTTGATCCTCACCGACTGTGTCATTGATTAAAGAGATACGGAGAGTCACCTCCTCAGCGGAATTTATTAAAGGAACCACTTCAAATCGAAGTAGCACATCTCTATACTCGATATTTGTACTTTGCCCAGTGGCACCACTGTTAAACTGGTTAGTTGGCACTGCTATACGTGTTCCTGAGGATATCACAGCCTTCCTATTGTTCGCTGTGTAAACCGTCGGCCTTGAAAGAATTTTAAAATCCGATCTTGTTTCAAGAGCTCGTAATACCCCGGTAAAATCATTAATTCTCCCATAAACATTGAGGCCTCTCACCAGATCACCGGCAGAAGCCGTATTCAAACCTGCATTAGAGAGTAGCTGCCCAAAATCAGGCAAAACGCCTCCACCTCCGGTTGAGCCTGCACTATCACGATCTCCGCCTCGACCAATAGCACCGAGACTGACTCCGATATCTGTACCGTTGCCCAGTGAAACTTCACCAAAAACGGTAGAAATCATGACCTGTTGGGGACGACCATCCAACTTGTCGATCAGCTCGGTGACGATTCGGATACTTTCTGGTGGGCCCTGAACCAATATGCTGTTAGCCAGGTTGTCGGCCACAATGAAAGTCTTTCCTACGACAATGGACTCAGGCACATCGCTGACGTTGAACTCCTGAACAGACTCCGCACTAGAAGAACCATTTGCAGCTTGTCCTGTTGATCGATTATTCTGTGTAGGTTGACTTCTATTTTGTGTACTTTGCTGGCGGGTGTTTGTCCTGGCACCGCCACCTTGTCCGGTGCTGCTTGAGGTATTATTCGCCTCGAGCGCGTCTGCCGCCACTTGCAGAAAATCACTGGCGATCATGAAACGCAAATTCTGCTTAATGAATGTATTTTTGTTCGGCGGGGCATCGAATTCTCGGGCGAGGCCTTCGACAAAAACAATATCCACAGGTCGTCCCATGATAAAGATCTTGTTCAAGCGTGGGCTGGCGACAATTTGCACCGGGATATCCTCTCCTGCCGCAGTGGTACTGCCGTCGACGGCTGTCGATGGTGTTGTTTTGACGCCGGGAACGGGAGGCCGATTGTTGGACGAGGTGCTGGTCCTGCCAGCGGTGGTGACACCAGCCGTGGTTTTGCGCTGCTGCTGGGCGTTCATGATTTCGTTGAGGGTGGCTGCGATTTCCTCGGAGTCCGCATATTTAAGGGCGACCCATGCCGTACCCACATTGCCCGTCGGTACATCGATGTATTTCTGCTGGTTGATCAGCTTGCGCACGAAGGCTGCTTTACCGGTGATCAGGACAGCGGATGCATTGGGGACAGGAGCGATTTTCGCCCCGGGATCGAGGCCATGAATACTCTGGGTAAAGGTGCGCACCGCTTCCTCCGGCTTGATGAAACCTAACTTCATGAAGTAGGAAATGTAGTCGTCCCCTTTCGGGATGTCATTGACATCATCAATGATGCCTTCCAGCTCGGCGGGACCATTGGAACCGGTTCCCTGTGCTTTAGGTAATAACTTCACTTCGTTGGCGCCACTTGGGACAAACACAAAACCTTCCATATCCAGAACCTTGACTAACAGGTTCGCCGCCTCACGGTTGGTCAGTGGCCCGCGTTGATAGAACCTGATTTCCAGATTCTGGGTCGCGGAACTGAGCAGTACGCGTTGACCTGTGTATTTGGTGTATTCATCAGCCACGTCCTGGTCATCCCAGTTGCTGCCATCAATCACCTGGCCGGCTTTGGCGGCCATCGCATCGGGCCCTGTCGCGGGTGCTGGCTGGGCGGCCGGGTTCACAGCAGGATTGACTCCGGGAATAGCGCCTGCGGGCAAACCGGG
Coding sequences:
- a CDS encoding alkaline phosphatase family protein, with the protein product MNRVAVINVVGLTQGLIGAHTPAIRAFADSAAVHSFPPAFPAVTCTAQSSYLTGKGPGQHGIVGNGWYDREAAEVRFWKQSNHLVRGEKIWDRLHAENPGATCAKMFWWYNMYSTADWSVTPRPMYPADGRKVFDIHTQPMDLRERMKSDLGEFPFPSFWGPAAGIASSQWIAESAKWIENHERPTLNLVYLPHLDYCLQKYGPDAVEVVPELAAIDQIVGDLISFYQNHGVEVVLLSEYGISRVDRAIHLNREFRRRGWIQVKDELGLETLDCGGCRVFAVADHQVAHIYINDPSIRTEVVGLLDQLEGVEEVRTPSGMWGEGVATDRAGDLIAVAEADAWFTYYYWNDDAKAPDFARCVDIHRKPGYDPVELFLDPGLPFPKARIAAFLLKKKLGFRALLDVIPLDAGLVKGSHGRDKVPVSEQPVLIARHDSEIRSAEDVYGAILAIIGRDKITDK
- a CDS encoding PDZ domain-containing protein; the encoded protein is MNSTSLVKPWRQVFAVWCASVFTLAAQSTAPVPPIPGQLNPLQTKAVQLGVTVAKPGAAVYAQLPGLPRGTGFLLQSVTAGGTVDVAGLKPMDVIWKLGDQLLINENQLMTLLALHRPGDEVTVSYFHSGVEKSATLLLQASKPAHMQPGDIAITPPFPGAPAEASQGGYSKGDSNGHAADFPALPMRVISYEDRSASISDNNGTATLIFREGKPWLHVETSQGVETYNGPVGDAEAISRVPIAWRSRLPILQRSLEESIRLRRLPRVRRVPTPKQRIAGGE
- a CDS encoding sigma-70 family RNA polymerase sigma factor, with product MADSDGYQARLDCSSAWKDWLREHSSRLYMYARQRCSCREDAEDMIQDALVRLWGYQEERDNAPPDLPLAYSVLRFVAMDHGKKQGRKKRKEETIVFLHDREDYWLDTSAEDDEESVMLRQAVDGLGEKLREVVTLKIWGGLTFGQIAETMAISPNTAASRYRYALEQLERKLEILKHQGHG
- a CDS encoding GreA/GreB family elongation factor codes for the protein MHPDVAKLVEAGRIPQAVGERLSEISPGNFCTHKNWGAGKVKSWDLSRGKVVIDFEKQPDQEMALQFAIQKTEPLEPEHFSARKLENIEELRELVDNDPAELVKRTLASHGDSMMLDQLDRELCGSVVPEKHYKKWWEKAKKALRESHIFSVPSKRTDPLVLRGESLSPAEILVADFTDTRDPKVKVKALENIRKNLSVFEEDQSQIKGLIDDINAFCLKGRKLHLSLVLEFLVARDEITHHFAGIELADSDLRLADVIHTEQERLVGSLKGRSAATQRSIFQSFPSAFGETWPEEMLKVFDEVGSRGVTEIAKYLQENGADEEFHSHLGKSIANRSLGPDALIWICREREKSSAEVFTFEVGNSVLNLLERDHVADGPSKSARLRTMLMNDKTLIADLLADAGEAEARQFGRKLYASPVFTDLDRKSLMARVIKARPETQDLVTGEFEKKIEGVISSHESIAKREADLDELAKVKIPENTREIAVARSYGDLRENFEFKAAKQMQAVLMRRKSQLEKELAHVQATDFSGADTSSVNIGTIVHLEDDAGQPVSYTILGAWDSVAEENIVSYLSEIGMTLMGAKPGDRMEVRDMETEKYRYLTLKSIEAYK